The Primulina tabacum isolate GXHZ01 chromosome 1, ASM2559414v2, whole genome shotgun sequence genome contains the following window.
ggtggaatgcctgagACATCGTCAAAGAAAACACTGGAGAACTCTCTGACCACATCAACGTCCTCTAGCCTTTGACTGACTGGCTCAGACATTGATACGATACTGGCTAGGAATGCTTGGCAACCATCTTTTCATAAGATTCCTCGCGCACAAGCAGGAAATGACGTGAGGCATATGCTGATGTCTGGCTGCCTCGAATAAAAATGGCTTACCCCTGGGCGGTCGGACAGATATTGACCTCTGTTGAAATTCTATGACAGCTCCGTTCAAAgcaagccagtccatacccagttTAATGTCGAACTCCGGCAATGGTAGCACTATCAAGTCTGCCTGCACCATATGCTTCTGTAGTTGAAGCTCCAATTTCCTCACTATAATGGAGGTAAACATCTGATCCCCAGACGGAATCGATACTCTGAAACCTAAATCCATTGCCACTGCTATGATTCCTAGACACTTTACGaaagattcaaatataaacGAAttagtagcccctgaatctagcaatgcatgtgTAGCTatacctgaaatatatatcatcCATGTGACagaacataccatcaaatctaatcattttgaaacttaaaaattttcttaccggaaattaacccaaaatcctcaaaatttacTGAATTAACCCTATGCattctcaaaaatctcgaaATTAACCCCcaaaaatcttgaaattttcattttaaccCCTAAAGTTTCGAAAATCACACTTTGGCCcttcaaaaatttcgaatttagcCTCTATAATTCTCAATTCATGTAATTAAATCCTTAATTCCAACTAGTTAGAGCATGAATCCTAATTATTCTAGGTTTTCAATCCCATAATTTAATTCTCATAACAAACAATTCATCCAGTGCAATCAAAGCGGTAAACataaaaaatcaagtgaaaatgTTACCAGTGATCAAAGTAAAGTCTGGCTCCACctcagcctcctcggcatgcatcacatatgcccTGCCGGTAGTGGGACCCTTGTTCTGAGGGCAATCTGCAGCCTTGTACCCCTCCTGTTTGCAAACGAAGCATCTGTAAGTGCCCCACATGCATTTTTCATAGTGGTATTTGTTGCACTGCTTGCATGGCGGTCCTCCCTCCGGCCTGGGAGCCCCCGGTACCTGAGGTGGCCGCTGCTGTCCTGGCCCCCTATACTGTCCCTGGGGCTTCTACTGCCCCTTCTGTTTCGGTGGCCCCGTATACTGTTTCTTATGTGGCTGTGAAATGGATTGGGCCTGATGCCGcttccgctgcatctcaaaGTCTATGTCCTATAAAGCTTGCTCTGCCTGAAAAGTGCAGGCTGTTGCATCATCATATCCCGCCGGCCTCATCAACATAACATCCCGGTGGAGGGTGGGTCTCAGTCcgtccatgaaatgcctcagcttctgtgCGGCATCCCTGGCGATAATGGGCATGAAATGGAAGAGCCCCTGTCAAATTTCCTGAAGAATTCTTCCACAGACGAGGCcccctggcggagactcataaacttcCTCATCAGGTGGACCTTGACATCAGCTGGGAAGAACTTGCCATAAAACATCTCCTTGAACATGTCCCAAGTGAGAGTAGTCAAGTCGACGGCATGGgcagctccctcccaccatagagacgcatcatccctcagcatataaatggcGCACCTGACCCGGTCGCCATCTCTAATCTGTAAGTAGTCAAAGTGCAGCTCCAGTGATCTAACCCATCCCTCTGCCAAGAATGGGTCAGTGATACCctcgaactccttcgggttgagccgtcTAAACTACTCATAGATATCGGTCTGTGGTTGGGGCGCCTGTTGTTGGGCCTGCTCCATCAGTCTAGCTATCCCCTCTAGTACTCGGGTAGCTGGGTCtcctggtggtggtggtggaggtcctCTACCacctccaggaatctcatcctgTCTCTCGGTAATGGGAGCaagtctgggaggcatatctgaatacagtccaatttATAAACGTAATCCATCATTCAGTTAAcctagttttttttaaataatatatccTTAAATCGTAAAAACAATTAAACATGTATCGTAGATCATCATAAAGCGTAAATCATgaaaacatgcaggtgataacagtaaattattttaaacatttaaaacataaaagcttacagacttaaggtttgaagactgagctgcagaagctgacGATGACACAActctatacaggacccttgctctgataccaactgtaacgtatattattttaaaaatgagaaaatatttttttcgtaaagctcaaaatttgaaaataaacacttaaataatttgcatgcatacaACCCTACTAAAGAAAAattccatttaaaaataatcgtaaaagTTTGACAATTAAAAGACATACCACCATTTAAAATGATCGATCTCAAACGAAgcatgaacaattaaaaatactaGTGATCATCCGTAAATCGAAACCCGTGTATAAAATATCAATGTCCTCTCATCTCTCCTAAAatcatgatgtgcggaaaagtgtggtcctTGGATCGTACTCACATCCAGGCCTGCCTACtaagagttcagcacctccagtcccctcaaaatcatgatcatatgtatcacacatgcctagtgaCGCCTGTACTAATATAACAAATACATGTACATAACAAGCAGCAGCGAAAAATatcgtaatcaacatacatttcaagTATGCGGTAAAATCATATGCATAATCATGACTATCAAAGAATGTTAATAATCATAGcacatatcatcataaaaacatataagagttcattttcttaatttgaattccgttcgtcagctgtgactttcgtattatcacgttattcgatggatccatctacgtgtaaccgaggTACCCAGCGGCAGAGgcatcagcgacaacattacccatccactgagccccAACCTTTCGTgtcatcatgtcatcgtgttagtcacaaccaactcccatccttcaaaaacgtgTCAATTATATTCACTACTTAAATAAAAGCacacatatacataatttttttctttcaaactaAGCATGCAACGTTTATATCgtatttacataaaaatcatatacatgatgtataaacatttaaaaacatgataaaatgcgctcagggtgctgccaggactaaaatctcacccgggtgcaaaatgaccattttgctcgTGAAAACCCAAAATTACTgatttacccctggacctctaaaatttgacccgaagtttgccaaactccttaaaatctcccaaaacatatttataagcattcttagacgtaaactcgagctcaataCAAAACTTATTCGATTCATTTTGAAAcatggaccggggtcccggttttaacccgaatcgaaccgaaacttaaccaaatttctttcaactttttatcacaccttataaacacttaaaaggccCTAAAACCTTAAAACCAGCCCCTTAGACCTTCGAGCAAGTCCATGGACAGCGGCTGGAAAATCCAGCAAGCCATCACTCAACCCTAGCCGAGACCCTAGCACGCGATTACTATCCCTACACCAAAGCCGATAGTTCCAGCCACCAAACAACCTTTCTTAGACCACCATAGGACCATCCCAAACCTACTGAATCCACGCAAATCAGCCCATGCACACTGAAACTCACAGCTTCTCGCTAGACCTCCAAAATGTTCGAACATGACCTCTCTTCGACTCAACTCCCTCGTGCGGCCCTTGAATCAAGACCCGCGGTGTTCAAGCTCTTCCAGATCGCCACTCAGACTCACCAGAGACAAGTCCATGGCCTAGAGTTGCCCTCACCCCGTCGGCTTCACCTTTGGTCCGAGACACAACCCAAAACAGGGAACCACGCATGCAAACTCTCGGCTTTCAACCCAAGGCCGAGCACGCCCTCAAATTTCTCCCTTAAATGACCCTTACCTACCCATACAGCCCTAGAATCTCGACAACCAGCGACCCCTTGCACGAAAATACATGAAAACGTGAATGAGCATCGCAAAACAAACGATAACCATGCAGTAATCACCACCGAAGAACACACACTCCAAGATCAAAAGATTTACATGCTTTACCACACATTTTTCATAAATATGGCGTGAATGATACATAAAAGGGAATACATGCATGCCTCGATGAGTTTTGCGAAAGAAGATCGAAGAAACGAGTGTCGGGGAAGCGCCGAggaaattttattgaaagaaaATGGGTATGGCCGATGCTTGCTGCTGAGGGAGGCGCTAAAAACGAGAGGAAAATTCCGAATGGAGGGGGTGTCGGATGGTGGGGAGAGGTATTTAGGTTTAAGGTTAATTAGGTGTTAATTAAATAGATAACAAATAAGCTAATGGGCCCTAACTTTAAATTAAAAGGGATTAAAAGAGTTTTGAGTCCAATAAGCTCAAAAATAGGCCAATCAAGTCCAAACActctcccgaaaaatatttcgttttggtaaatttttgaaaatattacccgaacccTAAAACGTCCTCCgttttgataaaatttgcgtaccgctgaaaaatatgctttagcgggtaaaaatacccaaaaaatccaatttcttgaaaaatacatttaaaaaatcttatattaattaataaaaattaatcatgtaataaaaataattttcctgataattccccggtctctgttccttgttcgagcgcgaaatgcatctagaaacctttatgcatgagcttttaaaatttcatgaaataaattctatcatgcaataattatgcgtCAAATGCAAAAAAAtgaataaacatatattttaattaaaacccTAAATTGCATGTATTTAGGTTACGTAAATTAATTTTCTGGACCTTACAGTATTCTCCTATGTTGGGAAATCTGAAATGTTGTTGCACCTCGACGGCCACGACTTCTGCTGGGGATGGGACATATCAGGTAGGAGGTGGAAGAGGGCCTTCCGGATTTCGGGCAAGTGAAATGTAAACGAGCTTGCgacaagtacttgtttaaacaacttgaagtaattttattaaaatcagagtaattgaatttaacgtgcataaaaaatccttaaaaattaaGCGGTCAT
Protein-coding sequences here:
- the LOC142505843 gene encoding uncharacterized protein LOC142505843, producing the protein MWGTYRCFVCKQEGYKAADCPQNKGPTTGRAYVMHAEEAEVEPDFTLITGIATHALLDSGATNSFIFESFVKCLGIIAVAMDLGFRVSIPSGDQMFTSIIVRKLELQLQKHMVQADLIVLPLPEFDIKLGMDWLALNGAVIEFQQRVAFLGHIVSQDAIEVDPGKVEASQRLSDAQERYRDP